One region of Armigeres subalbatus isolate Guangzhou_Male chromosome 3, GZ_Asu_2, whole genome shotgun sequence genomic DNA includes:
- the LOC134221911 gene encoding uncharacterized protein LOC134221911: MAGKPTPSGRGPDDYCSTPSSTRTPGWMRTDDEIGQTVVLVLRCKVDDDHMEPNGSYREPRLPEPFIIGKTVELAIGVKQARNVKASREGRGSRYLIRSNSRKVIDKLITLTELTDGTPIEIFQHPTLNTVQGIVYEPDSICTNENIIAENLADQDVHAVRRIKKRTNGKLQNTPLLVLSFHGTVLPDYVYFGLLRIKVRPYYPSPMMCFNCGMYGHLRKSCQQSGICMRCSQPSHLVDGEQCENTPYCFHCKSEHPVTSRDCAKFKEEDKIVHMKVNQCISFAEARRRYLEENRRENIARVVQEQLKQEIVTKDHLIASLQNKIAILAKELDSFKSGYKTTLLTQPLTPIDAQPFSDQRYLSSTQPDLPATPQTTDQRNSRKDNSFVSPPAKKRDNRDIGSINNIRTRSRSNKRIFEISPTDAAKNRGKRNLQQSGTKSNTGISDN; encoded by the coding sequence ATGGCCGGTAAACCCACCCCATCGGGGAGGGGCCCGGATGACTATTGTAGTACGCCCAGTTCCACCAGAACACCAGGATGGATGCGAACCGACGACGAAATAGGACAAACCGTTGTCCTAGTTTTGCGTTGTAAGGTTGACGACGATCACATGGAACCAAACGGCTCATACAGAGAACCTCGCCTTCCTGAACCTTTTATCATCGGAAAAACTGTTGAATTAGCAATCGGTGTAAAACAAGCAAGAAACGTGAAAGCCTCTCGAGAGGGGCGTGGGTCTCGATACCTTATCCGCTCAAACTCCAGAAAAGTTATCGACAAGCTCATTACGCTGACGGAACTTACCGACGGCACGccaattgaaatttttcaacatCCGACGCTGAACACCGTCCAGGGTATTGTTTACGAACCGGATTCCATCTGCACTAACGAAAACATTATCGCGGAAAACCTAGCAGACCAAGACGTGCATGCAGTGCGTCGTATTAAAAAGCGAACTAATGGTAAACTGCAGAACACCCCGCTTCTAGTTTTATCCTTCCACGGAACTGTTCTCCCAGACTACGTGTACTTCGGTTTATTGCGAATCAAGGTACGACCATATTATCCATCTCCTATGATGTGCTTCAACTGTGGTATGTATGGCCATCTACGCAAATCCTGTCAGCAATCCGGCATCTGCATGCGATGCTCTCAACCATCCCACCTAGTCGATGGAGAGCAATGCGAAAACACACCATATTGCTTCCATTGTAAAAGCGAACACCCCGTTACATCGCGTGATTGCGCAAAATTCAAGGAGGAGGACAAGATTGTCCACATGAAAGTTAATCAATGTATCTCTTTCGCCGAAGCAAGACGCCGGTACCTAGAGGAAAATAGGAGAGAAAATATCGCCCGCGTAGTTCAAGAACAGCTGAAACAAGAAATAGTGACAAAGGACCATTTGATCGCATctcttcaaaataaaatagcCATCCTAGCGAAAGAACTCGATTCTTTCAAGTCTGGCTACAAAACAACCTTACTCACTCAGCCGTTAACTCCGATAGATGCTCAACCGTTTTCAGATCAACGCTACTTATCCTCTACACAACCCGACTTACCCGCAACACCGCAGACTACAGATCAACGCAACTCAAGGAAGGACAACAGTTTTGTCTCGCCACCCGCAAAAAAAAGAGACAATCGTGATATTGGATCGATCAACAACATTCGCACCAGAAGCCGTAGCAATAAACGTATATTTGAAATCTCCCCAACCGATGCAGCCAAGAATCGTGGAAAACGTAATTTGCAACAGTCCGGTACGAAAAGCAACACTGGAATTTCGGACAACTAA